A genomic segment from Flavobacterium inviolabile encodes:
- a CDS encoding DUF4139 domain-containing protein produces the protein MKKFIITLLFAIPGIALAQKPVFTTAKVKDVTVYFNAAEIAQSATVNIPAGTHEIVIKNIANYLNENSVQIGAPSTVTVLSTQFTNDYISEYDLDESSPAIKKVRDSIKLVQKDLERLANIKISEIKTIEMLDKNQQIYGQNSGLNVSELMKMVEYYKSKRTEISNSVNAITEKEKNLNALLTKLNSKLEINTNKEEKNASGKLVLQVMNQTAGNIPLEISYLTNNARWVPFYDLRADNVTSPINMMYKAQIVQNTGVDWKKVKLTLSSGMPNQNNQAPTIRPWFLAYQQPLYNNADYARKELQEVVVTSAPSLRGKVSGIAVASSVSDYTLINENQLNISFDIDIPYDILSNGKVHSVALKEIQLPATYKYYAAPKFDKESFLLAEITDYGKYNLLKGEANIIFEGMYVGKTIINPGQTADTLNLSMGRDKKVSITREKITDKSGTKFLSSKKEQTFTYDITIRNNKKEAIVMKLEDQYPLSTDKEIEIELKQKDGAKVNTESGLLTWELNLKPNETKKIRISYVVKYPKDKVMSNL, from the coding sequence ATGAAAAAGTTCATCATCACCTTATTATTTGCCATTCCCGGTATTGCGCTGGCGCAAAAACCGGTATTTACCACCGCCAAAGTAAAAGACGTAACAGTATATTTTAACGCAGCCGAAATTGCACAATCGGCGACCGTGAATATTCCTGCCGGAACCCATGAGATTGTCATTAAAAACATCGCCAATTACCTGAATGAAAATTCCGTACAGATAGGCGCTCCTTCAACCGTAACCGTTTTGTCTACGCAATTTACCAATGATTATATCTCCGAATACGATCTGGACGAAAGTTCACCAGCTATCAAAAAAGTAAGAGACAGTATCAAACTGGTTCAGAAAGATCTGGAGAGGCTTGCCAACATTAAAATTTCAGAAATCAAGACCATTGAGATGCTGGATAAAAACCAGCAGATTTACGGACAGAATTCCGGGTTAAACGTGTCTGAATTAATGAAAATGGTAGAGTATTACAAATCAAAGCGAACAGAGATCAGCAATTCTGTAAATGCGATTACCGAAAAAGAGAAAAACCTCAATGCGCTGCTAACGAAACTCAACAGTAAGCTGGAAATTAACACCAATAAGGAAGAGAAAAATGCAAGCGGGAAACTGGTTTTACAGGTCATGAATCAGACAGCAGGAAACATTCCGCTTGAAATTTCCTATCTTACCAATAATGCACGCTGGGTTCCTTTTTATGACCTGAGAGCCGATAATGTAACCTCGCCTATAAACATGATGTACAAGGCACAGATTGTTCAAAATACAGGAGTAGACTGGAAAAAAGTAAAATTAACGCTTTCCAGCGGTATGCCAAACCAGAACAATCAGGCGCCAACAATCAGACCGTGGTTTTTAGCGTACCAGCAACCGCTATACAACAATGCTGACTATGCCCGTAAGGAATTACAGGAAGTTGTGGTAACCAGTGCTCCCAGTCTAAGAGGTAAAGTTTCCGGGATTGCAGTAGCCAGCTCTGTTTCCGATTACACCTTGATCAACGAGAACCAGCTGAATATTTCTTTTGATATTGATATTCCGTATGATATTTTATCGAACGGCAAAGTACACAGCGTGGCTTTAAAAGAGATCCAATTGCCGGCTACTTACAAATATTATGCAGCACCGAAATTTGACAAAGAATCATTCCTGCTGGCAGAGATTACCGATTATGGCAAATACAACCTGTTAAAAGGAGAAGCAAATATTATTTTTGAAGGCATGTATGTGGGCAAAACCATTATCAACCCGGGACAAACGGCCGACACGTTAAACCTGAGTATGGGACGTGATAAAAAAGTGTCTATTACCAGAGAAAAAATAACCGATAAATCCGGCACCAAATTCCTGTCTTCTAAAAAAGAGCAGACATTTACGTACGACATTACGATCCGCAACAATAAAAAAGAAGCGATTGTCATGAAACTGGAAGACCAGTATCCGTTAAGTACCGATAAGGAAATTGAGATTGAACTCAAACAAAAAGACGGTGCTAAAGTTAATACCGAAAGTGGTTTGCTAACATGGGAGCTCAATTTAAAACCGAATGAGACCAAAAAAATCCGCATCAGTTATGTGGTAAAATATCCGAAAGATAAAGTAATGAGCAATCTTTAA
- a CDS encoding VWA domain-containing protein produces MKATFLTAALLATVFSFAHTATTVNPQTAAIHKAENTKIQVALLLDTSNSMDGLIDQAKSRLWNIVNTLTTLKYNGKTPDIEIALYEYGNNGLSQTANYIRQVTPLSTDLDLISEKLFSLRTNGGAEYCGAVIQDATRQLQWKTDTNSMKLIYIAGNEAFDQGSISYKEAISDALKKDIYVNTIFCGDYDEGISSLWKNGAETGKGKYFNINSNLAVQYILTPYDAKIADCSSRINATYIGYGASGRAKKMNQEVQDKNAESVSAANYAERAVSKSKAIYKNESWDLVDKVKEDKDAIAKIRKEELPKELQNKSKAELKTLIEAKTKERESIQQEIAQLAKKRQEYIDTENKKTKSQDDLGNAINSSITAYAKAKGYTVEK; encoded by the coding sequence ATGAAAGCAACATTCCTAACCGCAGCACTTCTGGCAACCGTTTTTTCGTTTGCCCATACCGCAACGACCGTTAATCCGCAAACGGCGGCAATTCATAAAGCAGAAAACACCAAAATTCAGGTAGCACTTTTGCTGGATACTTCCAATAGCATGGATGGCTTGATCGACCAAGCTAAATCCCGCCTCTGGAATATCGTTAACACACTGACTACTTTAAAATACAATGGCAAAACACCCGATATTGAAATTGCGCTGTACGAATACGGCAACAACGGGTTGTCCCAGACCGCTAATTATATCCGCCAGGTGACACCGCTCTCGACAGATCTGGACCTGATTTCGGAAAAGCTGTTTTCCTTACGTACAAACGGCGGTGCTGAATATTGCGGCGCCGTTATTCAGGACGCGACCAGACAATTGCAATGGAAGACCGACACCAACAGCATGAAGCTTATTTATATTGCCGGAAATGAGGCTTTTGATCAGGGCAGTATTTCTTATAAGGAAGCCATTAGTGATGCGTTGAAAAAGGACATTTATGTGAACACTATTTTCTGTGGTGATTATGACGAAGGTATCAGCTCCTTATGGAAAAACGGTGCCGAAACAGGAAAAGGGAAATATTTCAATATCAACTCCAACCTGGCAGTGCAGTACATTCTGACTCCTTATGATGCCAAAATAGCCGATTGCAGCAGTCGTATCAATGCTACTTATATTGGTTATGGTGCCAGCGGACGGGCAAAAAAGATGAATCAGGAAGTACAGGATAAAAATGCCGAAAGCGTATCGGCTGCCAACTATGCCGAACGTGCCGTTAGCAAATCGAAAGCCATTTATAAAAACGAAAGCTGGGATCTGGTTGACAAGGTAAAAGAAGACAAAGATGCCATCGCCAAAATCAGGAAAGAAGAACTGCCCAAAGAATTGCAAAACAAAAGCAAGGCAGAGCTAAAAACCCTTATTGAGGCAAAAACAAAGGAACGCGAGAGCATTCAGCAGGAAATCGCACAGCTTGCTAAAAAACGCCAGGAGTATATTGATACCGAAAATAAAAAAACAAAATCGCAGGACGATCTGGGAAATGCCATTAATAGTTCCATTACGGCCTATGCCAAAGCAAAAGGATATACTGTCGAGAAATAA
- a CDS encoding prenyltransferase/squalene oxidase repeat-containing protein encodes MKAENIVIALTASVLLTGVALKVENTPDTGLITPIIKTATPEKPCVFMSVMGEQPVDRYSVYKNASGLKASLDKGEKWLAEAQNKDGGWGAGSHSNQGEMNPHAVSSDPATTAMAAMSLYRMGFSIEKGRYKQQLTAALNYLLHQVEENKNKEFITPVRGTQIQQKLGANIDAVLTLQFLNQLVPTVSDKALTKRVENAIQICVGKIEKSYDANGKVSGAGWAGVLQSSFANAALEQASKNKNIKVDPDKMTAARNYQKGNYDAENNTAKTEDGAGIVLYAVSSSVRGSASEAKEAEELFEKAKAEGKISKKAELNTQNLEKIGVNKDKALSYAAAAKVYKAAKVQAMDNQVMNGFGNNGGEEFMSFLQTGESMLVKKDSDWKNWYDNVGGKILKIQNQNGSWNGHHCITSPVFCTATCLLILTIENDIKLLQQ; translated from the coding sequence ATGAAAGCTGAAAACATTGTAATAGCATTGACCGCTTCTGTTCTGCTAACGGGAGTTGCCTTAAAAGTTGAAAACACTCCCGATACGGGATTGATTACACCGATCATCAAAACCGCAACACCGGAAAAACCCTGCGTTTTCATGTCGGTTATGGGAGAACAGCCGGTAGACCGGTATTCGGTTTACAAAAATGCTTCCGGACTAAAAGCCAGTCTTGACAAAGGGGAAAAATGGCTAGCGGAAGCACAAAACAAAGACGGCGGCTGGGGCGCCGGTTCCCACAGCAACCAGGGCGAAATGAATCCGCATGCCGTTAGTTCCGACCCGGCAACAACAGCTATGGCTGCGATGAGTCTGTACCGGATGGGTTTTAGTATTGAGAAAGGAAGGTACAAACAACAGCTAACGGCGGCTTTGAATTATTTACTGCATCAGGTTGAAGAAAATAAAAATAAAGAATTCATAACTCCGGTTCGCGGCACTCAGATCCAGCAAAAATTAGGAGCAAACATTGATGCCGTTTTAACCTTACAGTTCCTGAACCAGCTGGTTCCTACAGTATCCGATAAAGCGCTGACCAAACGGGTAGAAAATGCCATCCAGATTTGTGTTGGCAAAATAGAGAAATCATATGATGCAAACGGAAAAGTTTCCGGTGCCGGCTGGGCAGGTGTTTTACAGTCTTCTTTTGCCAATGCTGCTTTGGAGCAGGCTTCCAAAAACAAGAATATAAAAGTAGACCCGGATAAAATGACTGCTGCCCGGAATTACCAGAAAGGTAATTATGATGCCGAAAACAATACCGCTAAAACAGAAGACGGTGCCGGAATCGTGCTATATGCCGTGAGTAGTTCGGTGAGAGGCAGTGCTTCGGAAGCCAAAGAAGCCGAAGAATTATTTGAAAAGGCCAAAGCCGAAGGTAAAATCAGCAAAAAGGCGGAACTGAACACCCAGAATCTTGAAAAAATAGGGGTTAATAAGGATAAAGCACTTTCTTATGCCGCAGCAGCTAAGGTTTATAAAGCTGCAAAAGTACAGGCAATGGACAACCAGGTAATGAACGGTTTTGGCAACAATGGCGGCGAAGAATTCATGAGCTTTTTACAAACCGGGGAATCCATGCTGGTTAAAAAAGACAGCGACTGGAAAAACTGGTATGATAATGTGGGCGGGAAAATTCTAAAAATCCAAAACCAAAACGGAAGCTGGAACGGGCACCACTGCATTACCAGTCCGGTTTTCTGTACTGCAACCTGTCTTTTGATCCTGACAATAGAAAACGATATTAAATTATTACAGCAATAA
- a CDS encoding SIMPL domain-containing protein: protein MKKSFTLFVMLILCQLAAGQVSGNINYQNQVRFTDNAINISFPSNADVMVSVKGLANVKADAYVAIFSTTQTGKTTQEVNELIDKRIAQSLAEIRLKKGVETFVDMISFVPVYEYEVEKKIFSRKTYNEIPAGFELKKNIHIKFSDPNQLNDFISILSNHEVYDLVRVDYFSSTLETIKKEMMNRAKLLVQEKVKNYELLLGETFGNVEKKIADGYSVTLPVEMYKSYEAYNSSSLNLKRAANINQAGKSTTLFYQPVFNKEFDFVINATVLEPVIQVQYEIKMAINREKKPASKTDKEFILITPNGDLKTLNLNTSKQTH from the coding sequence ATGAAAAAATCTTTTACTCTTTTTGTCATGCTAATCCTATGCCAATTAGCTGCCGGACAGGTTTCCGGGAATATCAATTATCAGAACCAGGTGCGTTTTACCGACAATGCGATCAACATCAGCTTTCCTTCCAATGCCGATGTTATGGTGAGTGTTAAAGGCCTTGCCAATGTAAAAGCGGATGCCTATGTGGCTATTTTCAGCACCACCCAAACGGGCAAAACCACTCAGGAGGTAAACGAGTTAATCGACAAACGGATTGCACAGTCCCTCGCGGAGATCAGGCTTAAAAAAGGTGTCGAAACCTTTGTAGACATGATTTCTTTTGTTCCCGTTTATGAATATGAAGTCGAGAAAAAAATCTTTAGCCGGAAAACCTACAATGAAATACCGGCAGGTTTTGAACTGAAAAAGAACATTCATATCAAATTTTCCGATCCGAATCAGCTGAATGATTTTATCAGCATATTGTCCAACCATGAGGTTTATGACCTGGTTAGAGTGGATTATTTTTCCAGCACTCTGGAAACCATTAAAAAAGAAATGATGAACAGGGCAAAGCTGCTGGTTCAGGAAAAGGTTAAAAACTATGAGCTGCTGCTGGGAGAGACTTTCGGCAATGTGGAGAAAAAGATTGCCGACGGATACAGTGTGACATTACCCGTGGAAATGTATAAATCCTATGAAGCCTATAACAGTTCTTCCCTTAACTTAAAGAGAGCCGCCAATATCAACCAGGCCGGTAAATCCACTACGCTATTCTACCAGCCGGTTTTCAACAAGGAATTTGATTTTGTCATTAATGCTACAGTACTCGAACCGGTAATTCAGGTGCAATATGAAATCAAAATGGCCATTAACCGGGAAAAGAAACCGGCTTCAAAAACAGACAAAGAGTTTATACTGATTACGCCTAACGGTGATTTGAAAACCCTGAATCTGAATACCTCAAAACAAACCCATTAA
- a CDS encoding tetratricopeptide repeat-containing sensor histidine kinase, protein MRILSIGFGLLFLVLLFPQGITAQQISTVNAKKSANAKISKAAEELSNSLNENDEVKIAGSYEKLAQEFIDIADYTKGEEYLKKALESYTRLNRKPDLARVTRSLARVQENQSKYKDAIQNYQIAGEIATEKNQELVNQSDAKRLKSAANPAAQYNYVNAKIQLLEKESRKEEVADAYVQKAEMNLQQKDKAEAIESYNQAISFAKDKPETVIKLKNEIAKVYTADNQFDAALGISEKLLKEARSKKDFDTEIAQLQSIATIYFKKKEPEKAVAQLKAAYELATRQGKTDEVKKSLSQLLDYYKKTGKDKESILLYEQFFRNFEKLIHADSSLADTKNFQVTEEKIRQLEKEKVLKDELIAKKNTFNYFLIGSIVLLLVLFGLIIKALYAIKTKNKEIALQSLRREMNPHFIFNSLNSVNQFISQNRELEANKYLTSYSNLMRNMMENSNKDFIALGSEVEQLRKYLDLEHMRFEDQFDYQITVDDNLDAETILIPNMIIQPHLENAIWHGLRYKEGKGLLQLGFYLKNGTVSVVIDDNGIGLTKSQELKTKNQKVHQSRGLTNTKERISLLNELYKKEITLSLQEKPEPETGTIVVINFPLIERI, encoded by the coding sequence ATGCGTATTTTATCAATTGGTTTCGGACTTCTTTTTTTAGTGTTGCTGTTTCCGCAAGGAATAACGGCGCAGCAGATTTCTACTGTAAATGCTAAAAAAAGTGCCAATGCCAAAATCAGCAAAGCAGCCGAAGAACTATCCAATTCACTGAATGAAAACGATGAGGTAAAAATTGCCGGCAGTTATGAAAAACTGGCGCAGGAATTTATTGATATAGCCGATTATACCAAAGGGGAGGAATACCTCAAAAAAGCATTGGAAAGCTATACCAGACTTAACCGGAAACCGGATCTGGCAAGAGTGACCCGAAGCCTGGCGCGGGTTCAGGAAAATCAGAGTAAATATAAGGATGCGATCCAGAACTACCAGATTGCCGGTGAAATCGCCACGGAAAAAAATCAGGAACTGGTTAATCAGAGTGATGCCAAACGACTAAAAAGTGCTGCGAATCCTGCGGCACAATACAATTATGTTAATGCCAAGATCCAGTTGCTTGAAAAAGAAAGCCGCAAAGAAGAAGTCGCGGATGCGTATGTGCAGAAGGCGGAAATGAATTTGCAGCAAAAAGATAAGGCGGAAGCGATTGAAAGTTACAACCAGGCAATTTCCTTTGCGAAAGACAAACCGGAAACGGTAATCAAGTTAAAAAATGAAATAGCCAAAGTGTACACGGCCGACAACCAGTTTGACGCAGCACTCGGAATCTCGGAAAAACTGCTGAAAGAAGCCCGGTCTAAAAAAGATTTTGATACCGAAATAGCCCAATTGCAATCGATAGCAACGATCTATTTTAAAAAGAAAGAACCGGAAAAAGCAGTAGCGCAGCTAAAAGCAGCTTATGAACTGGCCACACGGCAAGGTAAAACGGATGAGGTTAAAAAAAGCCTTTCCCAACTGCTGGATTACTATAAAAAAACAGGAAAAGACAAAGAAAGCATTCTGCTGTACGAACAGTTCTTCCGGAATTTTGAAAAACTTATTCATGCCGACAGTTCACTGGCGGATACCAAAAACTTCCAGGTGACAGAAGAAAAAATCCGGCAGCTTGAAAAGGAAAAAGTTTTAAAGGATGAACTGATCGCAAAGAAAAACACCTTTAACTATTTCCTGATCGGTTCGATTGTACTGCTGTTAGTGCTTTTCGGATTGATCATAAAAGCGCTGTATGCTATTAAAACCAAGAATAAGGAAATTGCGCTGCAGTCGCTGCGCCGGGAAATGAACCCGCATTTTATTTTTAACAGCCTGAACAGTGTGAACCAGTTTATTTCGCAAAACAGGGAGCTGGAAGCTAATAAATACCTGACGTCCTATTCGAACCTGATGCGGAACATGATGGAAAATTCCAATAAGGACTTTATTGCTTTGGGCAGTGAAGTCGAACAGCTTCGGAAATACCTGGATCTGGAACACATGCGTTTTGAAGATCAGTTTGACTACCAGATCACGGTGGATGACAATCTGGATGCCGAAACGATTTTGATCCCGAACATGATCATCCAGCCGCATCTTGAAAATGCAATCTGGCACGGACTGCGCTATAAAGAAGGAAAGGGATTGCTACAGCTGGGGTTTTACCTGAAAAACGGTACTGTAAGCGTGGTAATTGACGACAACGGTATCGGGTTAACCAAAAGTCAGGAACTCAAAACCAAAAACCAGAAAGTACACCAGTCCAGAGGGCTGACAAATACCAAAGAGCGGATCAGTTTGCTGAACGAACTGTATAAAAAAGAGATCACGCTATCGCTGCAGGAAAAACCGGAACCGGAAACCGGAACGATAGTAGTAATTAATTTTCCATTGATTGAAAGAATATGA
- a CDS encoding LytR/AlgR family response regulator transcription factor, translating into MTLQKIKSVIVEDESAAREVLKNYLSKYCPQIEVVGEAQNIREAVPLLHEIRPQLVFLDVEMPFGNAFDVLEACKELQFETIFVTAFSEYSLKALNQSAAYYLLKPISIEELIVAVNKVQLQLLNQEIFNRNKIIVENFREPNPERQQVILPTLEGFEVAKMEDIVRLRGNGNFTDLYLQDGSKKMVCRFLKHFSEILPFPFLRVHKSHIINVNFVKSYHKGTGGYVTLFDGSEVEISPTYKEEFLKNFK; encoded by the coding sequence ATGACTTTGCAAAAAATAAAAAGTGTTATCGTTGAAGACGAGTCGGCGGCAAGGGAAGTGCTTAAAAATTACCTGAGCAAATACTGTCCGCAGATTGAAGTTGTCGGGGAAGCCCAGAATATCAGAGAAGCCGTTCCGCTGCTTCATGAAATACGGCCGCAATTGGTTTTCCTGGATGTGGAAATGCCCTTCGGAAATGCTTTTGATGTATTGGAAGCCTGTAAAGAACTGCAGTTTGAAACCATTTTTGTCACTGCTTTCTCCGAGTATTCGTTAAAAGCACTCAATCAGAGTGCGGCGTATTATTTGCTGAAACCCATCAGTATTGAAGAACTGATCGTAGCGGTTAACAAAGTACAGCTGCAATTGCTCAATCAGGAGATCTTTAACCGCAACAAGATCATTGTGGAAAACTTCAGGGAACCCAATCCGGAACGGCAACAGGTTATTCTGCCCACGCTGGAAGGCTTTGAAGTGGCTAAAATGGAAGACATTGTCCGGCTGCGCGGGAACGGTAATTTTACCGATCTGTATTTACAGGATGGCAGTAAAAAAATGGTGTGCCGTTTTTTAAAACACTTTTCAGAGATTCTTCCTTTTCCGTTTTTACGGGTACATAAATCCCATATTATCAATGTGAACTTTGTGAAATCATACCACAAAGGAACAGGCGGCTATGTTACCTTGTTTGACGGTTCGGAAGTGGAAATCTCGCCTACTTACAAAGAGGAATTCCTTAAAAACTTCAAATAG
- a CDS encoding transglycosylase domain-containing protein, producing the protein MSTRRQKIIRFSIGFILFFALVFTGLFIFRNTLLQKAITKAEAKLDTEYNCVLTIKGASFDGLTGVSLQNIVLVPKKADTLLAVEKIKTKVSLFQLLTGDIQLQQLEMNNGFIQLVKNKNGRNFDAFLKKEKEDKNDNEKRNYAKLAYRLLTKALNLVPTNMRLQNLSLRMDDMGRKVTMHMNELDLKEKQLQTSIAVQTNTFSQNWKIKGLADPRNKTADLRFFNSDTSKIKVPYIDERFHLLSSFDSIHVNVQKIKMEGNELHVDGFTSITNFTINHPRIAKKDVVIEKARLDYRFLFGSDFVAIDSSSRAQLNAIKVQPFMEYNTEKDTVYTLRVAIPKMKAQDFITSLPKGLFTHFEGMEAEGSFDYNLNFQFNKNNPNALVFDSRLNKENLKITKYGEADLAKLNGVFTYRAMENGVPQRPIVVGPSNPNFTPLDQISPYLQKSVLTSEDPSFMSHRGFINEAFKQSIVKNIRTKKFARGASTISMQLVKNVFLTREKTLSRKLEEILLVYILENNRIASKQRMLEVYFNVIEWGPNVYGIGEAAQFYFQKRPADLTLKECLFLASIVPKPKKFMWQFDNEGHLKGFANQHQNFLTNLMLRRGVLQSEDTIGYKMPFTITGRSRSFLKLKVQDSIPVDSLFIKEIVY; encoded by the coding sequence ATGAGCACAAGAAGACAAAAAATCATACGCTTTTCTATAGGCTTTATTTTATTTTTTGCCCTCGTATTTACCGGTCTTTTTATCTTTCGTAATACCCTTTTACAGAAAGCAATTACCAAAGCAGAAGCCAAACTGGACACGGAATACAATTGCGTCCTGACGATAAAAGGAGCTTCTTTTGACGGCCTTACCGGTGTGTCCCTTCAAAACATTGTTTTAGTTCCCAAAAAAGCGGACACCCTGCTCGCTGTTGAAAAAATAAAAACCAAAGTCAGCCTTTTCCAATTATTAACCGGTGATATTCAATTGCAGCAACTGGAAATGAATAACGGTTTTATCCAACTGGTTAAAAACAAAAACGGCCGCAATTTTGATGCCTTCCTCAAAAAAGAAAAAGAGGACAAAAACGATAACGAAAAAAGAAATTACGCGAAACTCGCCTACCGATTGCTCACAAAAGCCCTCAATCTGGTTCCCACAAATATGCGCTTGCAAAATCTTTCGTTACGCATGGACGATATGGGCAGAAAGGTAACCATGCACATGAACGAATTGGATCTGAAAGAAAAACAGCTGCAAACTTCCATAGCCGTACAGACCAATACTTTCTCACAGAACTGGAAGATAAAAGGTCTTGCCGATCCGAGAAACAAAACGGCCGACCTGCGTTTCTTTAACAGCGACACGTCCAAAATAAAAGTTCCCTATATAGACGAGCGCTTCCATTTGCTGTCAAGTTTCGACAGCATCCACGTGAATGTACAGAAAATAAAAATGGAAGGAAACGAGCTGCACGTAGACGGTTTTACTTCCATTACCAATTTCACGATCAATCATCCGCGAATTGCTAAAAAAGATGTCGTCATCGAAAAAGCGAGGCTGGATTACCGCTTTCTTTTCGGAAGTGATTTCGTAGCTATCGACAGTAGTTCCCGGGCGCAGCTAAACGCTATAAAAGTGCAGCCGTTTATGGAATATAACACCGAAAAAGACACGGTATATACTTTGCGCGTCGCTATTCCAAAAATGAAAGCCCAGGATTTTATCACCTCACTACCAAAAGGGCTGTTTACCCATTTTGAAGGAATGGAAGCCGAAGGCAGTTTTGATTATAACCTGAATTTTCAGTTCAACAAAAACAATCCGAATGCCCTTGTTTTCGACAGCAGGCTGAACAAAGAGAACCTGAAAATAACCAAATACGGAGAAGCCGATTTAGCCAAACTAAATGGTGTTTTCACCTATCGGGCTATGGAAAACGGCGTACCGCAGCGCCCGATAGTTGTTGGCCCGTCCAATCCGAATTTTACGCCTTTAGACCAGATATCCCCTTACCTGCAAAAAAGTGTTCTGACATCGGAAGATCCTTCGTTTATGTCCCATCGCGGCTTTATAAACGAAGCCTTCAAACAGTCCATCGTTAAAAATATCCGTACGAAAAAATTTGCCCGCGGTGCCAGCACCATCAGTATGCAGCTGGTTAAAAATGTATTCCTGACCCGTGAAAAAACATTGTCGCGAAAACTGGAGGAAATCCTTTTGGTTTATATCCTGGAGAACAACCGCATTGCCAGCAAACAGCGTATGCTCGAAGTCTATTTCAATGTGATCGAATGGGGACCGAATGTATACGGAATTGGAGAAGCCGCACAATTTTACTTCCAGAAAAGACCGGCCGATCTGACTCTTAAAGAATGTTTGTTCCTGGCGAGTATTGTTCCCAAACCGAAAAAGTTTATGTGGCAGTTTGACAACGAAGGTCATTTGAAAGGTTTTGCAAACCAGCACCAGAATTTCCTGACGAACCTGATGCTGCGCAGAGGTGTTTTGCAATCTGAAGACACCATTGGCTACAAAATGCCTTTTACGATAACCGGACGTTCCCGTTCTTTCCTGAAATTGAAAGTACAGGACAGCATTCCTGTCGATTCTCTTTTTATAAAGGAAATCGTTTACTAG
- a CDS encoding YbhB/YbcL family Raf kinase inhibitor-like protein encodes MKTLYVIAASLLLSLSASAQTFTLKSTDLQGQATQKQVFNGFGCTGENRSPELHWENAPEGTKSFAVIMYDPDAPTGRGWTHWVLFDLPATTKEIKTGAGDITKLLLPKEAIQSTNDYGSYGYGGPCPPVGDKPHKYEITVFALKTASLGLDKNTNPSIAGFYINSNTLAKTTITAYYNR; translated from the coding sequence ATGAAAACACTTTATGTCATCGCAGCAAGCCTTTTGCTATCGCTTTCGGCAAGCGCACAAACCTTTACTTTAAAAAGTACCGATTTACAGGGACAGGCAACCCAAAAACAGGTTTTTAACGGTTTTGGCTGTACCGGAGAAAATCGCTCCCCCGAACTTCATTGGGAAAATGCCCCGGAAGGAACCAAAAGTTTTGCCGTAATCATGTATGATCCGGATGCTCCCACCGGCAGAGGCTGGACGCACTGGGTGCTGTTTGATCTTCCCGCTACTACAAAAGAAATCAAAACCGGAGCAGGCGATATTACTAAGCTGCTGCTTCCCAAAGAAGCCATACAAAGCACCAACGATTACGGAAGTTATGGCTACGGAGGCCCGTGTCCGCCGGTTGGTGACAAACCGCATAAATATGAGATCACTGTTTTTGCCCTTAAAACAGCTTCATTGGGTCTGGACAAAAACACCAATCCGTCAATTGCAGGTTTTTACATCAACAGCAACACCCTTGCCAAAACAACGATAACCGCTTATTACAACCGTTAG